A window from Deltaproteobacteria bacterium encodes these proteins:
- a CDS encoding helix-turn-helix transcriptional regulator, which produces MERNSEETLDVLPEGDAPGSRSIRELRSRLGMTQEEFAHAIAVTVSTVNRWENGHANPSKLAWRAIQGLARKRGASLGAKGRE; this is translated from the coding sequence ATGGAGCGAAACAGCGAGGAGACGTTGGACGTGCTTCCCGAGGGTGATGCACCTGGATCTCGGTCCATTCGCGAGCTGCGCTCGCGTCTCGGCATGACGCAGGAAGAGTTCGCGCATGCGATCGCGGTGACGGTATCGACCGTCAATCGGTGGGAGAACGGCCACGCCAACCCGAGCAAGCTCGCGTGGCGAGCGATCCAGGGTCTCGCGCGCAAGCGCGGAGCGTCGCTCGGGGCCAAGGGGCGCGAGTAA
- a CDS encoding ABC transporter ATP-binding protein, producing MSHRRRTVRRPSFRRTLADPLLHRRRLSASCDVARVPRRVPGRHRHALRRAQVPPRESHGHAGVGGANERLPTPGRLGIRGPPAPSGLHAAGADRGSGGTLRTLRSRRDDGDPLRDVDGRHRDRTPYRLLLFGLVCARRGIDSHRAAQRHVRGPGHRRAGQLSCEPGSGTPVIEVRGLVKDFGRTRAVDGVSFSVRPGEIMGLLGPNGSGKTTIMRLLTGFFPPSDGRVSVDGLDVEEHPLAVRERIGYLPENVVLYPDLSVRRFLTFCAAVKGVSSRERLARIEEIMQACGLVEVADKLIGKLSKGYRQRVGIAQAVMHRPRVLVLDEPTVGLDPRQIVDIRSLIKSLGGSTTILLSTHILPEVSMTCERVIIIDYGRIIAEDTAEGLTRRLQGSHETRARVAGPRTAVLQALRALPDVDEVREETGADGVVSVVVRSARGDEARRELAAMVVGRGWGLLEVRPLPMTLEELFVRLVRSERDTTA from the coding sequence ATGTCGCATCGTCGACGAACGGTACGGCGTCCGTCCTTCCGACGAACCCTCGCCGATCCTCTACTGCACCGAAGGAGGCTATCTGCATCGTGTGATGTCGCTCGAGTACCGAGGCGAGTCCCTGGAAGACACCGGCATGCGCTCCGGCGAGCTCAAGTTCCTCCCCGTGAATCTCACGGCCACGCCGGCGTGGGAGGGGCGAACGAACGCCTACCAACTCCCGGACGGCTCGGGATACGAGGTCCGCCAGCTCCATCAGGTCTACACGCAGCAGGAGCCGATCGAGGTTCCGGCGGGACGCTTCGAACACTGCGCTCGCGTCGAGACGACGGCGATCCACTCCGCGACGTCGACGGACGGCACCGCGATCGGACCCCGTATCGTCTACTACTATTCGGACTGGTATGCGCCCGGCGTGGGATTGATTCGCACCGAGCAGCGCAGCGCCACGTCCGAGGTCCTGGCCACCGTCGAGCTGGTCAGCTTTCGTGTGAGCCCGGAAGCGGGACGCCAGTGATCGAGGTCCGCGGGCTCGTCAAGGACTTCGGAAGAACCCGCGCCGTCGACGGCGTCAGCTTCTCCGTTCGCCCCGGTGAGATCATGGGACTGCTCGGACCAAACGGATCCGGCAAGACCACGATCATGCGCCTGCTGACCGGCTTCTTTCCGCCGAGCGACGGCAGGGTCAGCGTAGACGGCCTCGACGTCGAGGAGCACCCGCTCGCCGTCCGCGAGCGCATCGGCTACCTGCCCGAGAACGTTGTCCTGTATCCGGACCTCTCCGTGCGACGCTTTCTCACGTTCTGCGCGGCGGTCAAGGGCGTCTCGTCACGTGAACGGCTCGCGCGCATCGAAGAGATCATGCAGGCCTGCGGCCTCGTCGAGGTCGCCGACAAGCTGATCGGCAAGCTCTCCAAGGGGTACCGACAGCGCGTGGGCATCGCGCAGGCCGTCATGCATCGACCGCGCGTCCTCGTGCTCGACGAGCCCACCGTCGGTCTCGATCCCCGCCAGATCGTCGACATCCGGAGCCTCATCAAGTCGCTCGGAGGTTCGACGACGATCCTGCTCAGTACGCACATCCTACCCGAGGTCAGCATGACGTGCGAACGCGTCATCATCATCGACTACGGGCGGATCATCGCCGAGGACACCGCGGAGGGCCTGACCCGCCGGCTGCAGGGATCTCACGAAACACGTGCCCGCGTCGCGGGACCGCGCACCGCCGTGCTCCAGGCGCTCCGGGCACTTCCCGACGTCGACGAGGTCCGTGAGGAAACGGGAGCGGACGGCGTCGTCTCGGTCGTCGTGCGGTCCGCGCGCGGAGACGAGGCCCGGCGCGAGCTCGCCGCAATGGTCGTGGGAAGAGGCTGGGGGCTCCTCGAGGTCCGCCCGCTCCCGATGACACTCGAGGAGCTCTTCGTCCGCCTGGTACGAAGCGAACGGGACACGACCGCGTGA
- a CDS encoding ABC transporter permease, producing MKTVALIRKELASYFAGPLVYVVVGAFLLATGYRFYTTLNSYVTFGFGINILENFWQDFFVNHIGFYLLIVVPLFTMRLIAEERRLGTIELLYTYPLRDTEIMLAKFAACLLIFLLFLAGTALYPAIVYAIQPFDPSPFLARYLGAVLFLASCIACGLFVSSLTDSQVVASSCTFVVLLLFWILTWNEAAVSSTFLTVLSQLSTFDHFFSFARGVIDLKDVTYFVLFIGLFLFLTLRSMESRRWRGRR from the coding sequence GTGAAGACGGTCGCGCTGATCCGCAAGGAGCTGGCGTCGTATTTCGCCGGGCCCCTGGTCTACGTCGTGGTAGGCGCCTTCCTGCTCGCGACCGGCTACCGATTCTACACGACGCTGAACAGCTACGTGACCTTCGGCTTCGGCATCAACATTCTCGAAAACTTCTGGCAGGATTTCTTCGTCAACCACATCGGCTTCTACCTGCTGATCGTCGTGCCGCTGTTCACGATGCGCCTGATCGCGGAGGAGCGACGCCTCGGCACGATCGAGCTCTTGTACACATACCCCCTGCGGGACACCGAGATCATGCTGGCAAAGTTCGCCGCGTGCCTGCTGATCTTCTTGCTCTTCCTCGCCGGTACGGCGCTCTATCCCGCCATCGTCTACGCCATTCAGCCGTTCGACCCGAGTCCGTTCCTCGCCCGCTATCTCGGCGCCGTCCTCTTCCTCGCGAGCTGCATCGCCTGCGGCTTGTTCGTATCCTCTTTGACCGACAGCCAGGTGGTTGCGTCGTCGTGCACGTTCGTCGTGCTCCTCCTGTTCTGGATCCTCACCTGGAACGAGGCCGCCGTCAGCTCGACGTTTCTCACGGTCCTGAGCCAGCTTTCGACGTTCGACCACTTCTTCAGCTTCGCGCGTGGCGTGATCGATCTGAAGGACGTGACGTACTTCGTGCTCTTCATCGGGCTCTTTCTGTTCCTGACCCTGCGTTCGATGGAATCGCGTCGCTGGCGAGGTCGCCGATGA
- a CDS encoding GldG family protein, with protein MSPGRSGWASLALGTIGLIGCGLLVLLLTYRHNVRLDLSPQRTYTLSSHAKKILSDLPREVRLTVFVRSEDPRTPQLKDLLWRITQQTPRVTYEFIDLNRSPALARRYGIDRYGAVVVESGGRRRDVSNPSETLLMGALLAVTRDHERMVYFVTGHGERSPDDGDRKAGMSVAKSTLEDDQFVVRTLPLMRAESVPIDATVLVMAGPRKDYLPGEITQIEGYLHRGGNLLLLVDPETPSSIAAFAASLGVATPVDRVVVDPERRLAGGEAVTVMVADLLPSFLVSGTLESPPVFSYARPLEIIEPTATSTLAFLKTSSASSAVPENGVRAESGGRPTGPQIVGAAFYPAPERHGRLIVIGDSDFATNGIIDYLGNKDLLVNSINWLARDESLLAARAQSKEVGREQFFVTETQGAWSFWLATVLQPAIFFAVGFFVFLRRRRA; from the coding sequence ATGAGTCCGGGGCGGAGCGGGTGGGCCTCTCTCGCGCTCGGTACGATCGGACTGATCGGGTGCGGATTGCTCGTGCTGCTCTTGACGTACCGTCACAACGTTCGTCTCGACCTATCGCCCCAGCGCACCTACACCCTGTCGAGCCACGCCAAGAAGATCCTCTCGGATCTGCCCCGCGAGGTCCGACTCACCGTCTTCGTCCGGAGCGAGGATCCGCGCACGCCCCAGCTGAAGGATCTCCTCTGGCGGATCACGCAGCAGACGCCCCGCGTCACCTACGAATTCATCGACCTCAACCGCTCGCCGGCGCTCGCCCGTCGCTACGGGATCGATCGCTACGGTGCCGTCGTCGTCGAGAGCGGAGGACGGCGGCGCGACGTATCGAATCCGAGCGAGACGCTCCTGATGGGGGCCCTGCTCGCCGTCACACGCGACCACGAGCGCATGGTGTACTTCGTCACGGGACATGGAGAACGCTCCCCTGACGACGGCGACCGCAAGGCGGGCATGTCGGTCGCGAAGAGCACCCTCGAGGACGACCAATTCGTCGTCCGAACGCTGCCGCTCATGCGAGCCGAATCCGTGCCGATCGACGCCACCGTGCTGGTGATGGCGGGGCCGCGCAAAGACTATCTGCCCGGAGAGATCACGCAGATCGAGGGCTACCTGCACCGCGGAGGCAATCTGCTGCTCCTCGTGGATCCGGAAACGCCGTCGTCGATTGCCGCCTTCGCGGCGAGCCTCGGAGTGGCCACGCCCGTCGACCGGGTCGTCGTTGATCCCGAGCGTCGCCTGGCTGGCGGGGAGGCCGTGACCGTCATGGTGGCGGACCTCCTGCCGTCGTTCCTCGTGAGCGGAACTCTGGAATCCCCCCCGGTGTTCTCCTACGCTCGCCCCCTCGAGATCATCGAACCTACTGCGACTTCTACGCTCGCCTTCCTGAAGACCAGCAGCGCCAGCTCCGCGGTCCCGGAGAACGGGGTTCGCGCCGAGAGTGGCGGCCGCCCCACCGGACCTCAGATCGTCGGCGCGGCATTCTATCCGGCGCCGGAGCGCCACGGCCGCCTGATCGTGATCGGCGACAGTGATTTTGCCACCAACGGCATCATCGACTACCTCGGGAACAAGGATCTCCTGGTCAACAGCATCAACTGGCTCGCGCGTGACGAGTCACTGCTCGCCGCCCGCGCCCAGTCGAAAGAGGTCGGACGCGAACAATTTTTCGTCACCGAGACGCAGGGGGCTTGGTCCTTCTGGCTCGCGACGGTGCTGCAACCAGCGATTTTTTTCGCCGTCGGTTTCTTCGTGTTCCTCCGGAGACGACGCGCGTGA
- a CDS encoding DUF4340 domain-containing protein: MSWKRVTVIYVVLALLAIFVEVVDRVAPPPEEHAQAPVGPSLLEADAAAVTTVTFRKDVRVVRATRQDGTWHTLEPPGARIAPDLIDATVATLTAGQAAERLGNAPEHDLAAYGLESPAATIEIMVGLPPMHPVTVALGARNPTQTAVYARRSDRAAIYLVGMNLRYYLDLIFEAAPPS, from the coding sequence GTGAGCTGGAAACGAGTGACCGTGATCTACGTCGTGCTCGCGCTGCTCGCGATCTTCGTCGAGGTCGTCGACCGGGTGGCGCCCCCTCCCGAGGAGCACGCGCAGGCACCGGTCGGACCGTCGCTGCTCGAAGCGGACGCCGCCGCCGTCACGACCGTCACCTTCCGCAAGGATGTCCGGGTCGTCCGCGCGACGCGCCAAGACGGCACCTGGCACACGCTGGAGCCGCCTGGCGCCCGCATCGCTCCCGACCTGATCGACGCGACCGTCGCCACGCTCACCGCCGGACAGGCCGCCGAGCGCCTCGGCAACGCGCCCGAACACGACCTGGCGGCGTACGGCCTCGAGTCCCCCGCGGCGACGATCGAGATCATGGTGGGTCTTCCGCCCATGCACCCCGTCACGGTCGCGCTCGGGGCCCGCAATCCGACCCAGACGGCGGTCTACGCGCGTCGCAGCGACCGGGCCGCGATCTACCTCGTGGGCATGAACCTCCGCTACTACCTCGATCTGATCTTCGAGGCTGCGCCGCCCAGCTGA
- a CDS encoding tRNA (guanine-N7)-methyltransferase, with translation MSWTHERDGTAFWREVFGNAAAVEIEIGSGDGAFLFARAARHPDRNYLGIERSPSKARRLDARLAARGAANVRMLQADARCLVSSVIPAASVAAYHVYFPDPWPKRAHAPRRIFTGGFVRALAATLAPEGRLHFATDVATYATVARAHVLGSGEFREIEMTEDHPGLTTSFARKYRDGGRTLVSFTFERRPGSSGDQLGGAASKIRSR, from the coding sequence ATGAGCTGGACGCACGAGCGTGACGGCACGGCGTTCTGGCGCGAGGTCTTCGGGAACGCCGCCGCCGTGGAGATCGAGATCGGCAGCGGCGACGGAGCGTTTCTCTTCGCCAGGGCCGCACGGCATCCGGACCGGAATTATCTCGGCATCGAGCGATCGCCGTCGAAGGCTCGGCGACTGGACGCGCGTCTCGCCGCGCGCGGCGCGGCGAACGTGCGGATGCTGCAGGCGGACGCGCGATGCCTCGTCTCGTCGGTCATTCCGGCCGCGTCGGTCGCCGCATATCATGTCTACTTCCCGGACCCGTGGCCGAAGCGCGCGCACGCGCCGCGGCGCATCTTCACGGGCGGCTTCGTGCGGGCGCTCGCCGCGACGCTGGCACCGGAGGGGCGCCTGCACTTCGCGACCGACGTTGCGACGTATGCGACCGTCGCGCGTGCCCACGTGCTCGGAAGCGGTGAGTTCCGCGAGATCGAGATGACGGAGGATCATCCCGGGCTCACGACGTCGTTCGCCCGGAAATACCGGGACGGAGGCCGGACGCTCGTGAGCTTCACGTTCGAGCGCCGCCCGGGATCTTCCGGCGATCAGCTGGGCGGCGCAGCCTCGAAGATCAGATCGAGGTAG
- the efp gene encoding elongation factor P: MLIPATQLRVGMLINYQNDLYRVMAVTHITPGNWRGMVQTKMRSVRSGTQTENRFRSEDKIDRVTLDQQEMEYLYGDGEGHHFMNTESFEQIALDAEWLGDAVQYLLANMRVTVDFYEGKPIGVTLPKTVDLRVTDTAPGLKTATVTNVLKPATTETGLVVPVPNFVDVGDMIKVDTESGGYLSRVKAE, from the coding sequence ATGCTGATCCCTGCAACGCAGCTGCGCGTCGGTATGCTCATCAACTACCAGAACGATCTCTACCGCGTCATGGCGGTCACGCACATCACGCCGGGAAACTGGCGGGGCATGGTCCAGACCAAGATGCGGAGCGTGCGCTCCGGAACGCAGACCGAGAATCGTTTTCGGTCGGAAGACAAGATCGATCGCGTGACGCTCGACCAGCAGGAGATGGAGTACCTCTACGGCGATGGCGAGGGACACCACTTCATGAACACGGAAAGCTTCGAGCAGATCGCGCTCGACGCCGAGTGGCTGGGAGACGCCGTGCAGTACTTGCTCGCCAATATGCGGGTCACGGTGGACTTCTACGAGGGGAAGCCCATCGGCGTGACGCTTCCGAAGACCGTCGACCTGCGCGTGACCGACACGGCGCCCGGTCTCAAGACGGCCACCGTTACCAACGTGCTGAAGCCGGCTACCACCGAGACCGGGCTCGTCGTGCCCGTGCCGAACTTCGTCGACGTCGGGGACATGATCAAGGTCGATACCGAGAGTGGCGGCTATCTATCTCGCGTGAAGGCAGAATAG
- a CDS encoding nitrite/sulfite reductase, which produces MLFPSDRQLRDGLTGHEGRVQGFIGGSITSDEFRPMRLSYGLYYQLDHTSYMQRIKIPGGLLTVPQMQCLNDIADDYGRGVAHLTTRQDIQIHWVPLGDVGTMYRRLHAVGITTRGACSDGVRNVTACPHSGLLASESFDVSPYAQLINDYFLFNPLNLTLPRKFKISVTNCERDCAQGPINDIGLYAHVRTESGKRVPGFAVAVAGGLGSQPYLATRLRDFVPAEDVLIVSEAILRIQHRLGERKNRSRARVKYLMRKLGADNFSKALDEEVARVEAKRGDELRRETREYVAGYELPAPRHPGAPLAGGDAAYGAWAATNVTAQRDGGYFLVTVTVPIGDYTTAQGRALAALADEHGNGTLRVSNEQNFLLPSISGKDVPAVYRRLVEIGLAESGANHITDVVSCPGADYCSLAVTRSMGMAERIRHHLAESGISAGALGELHVKISGCPNSCGQHHVGDIGLTGMLIKGKDGVERPHYSILLGGHVGEHDHAVGKRLGGRFPEAAAPRAIAAIAECYRTRRAPGEAFHVFVKRVGMDELSKIAVAAAPDDVR; this is translated from the coding sequence ATGCTTTTTCCGAGTGATCGACAGTTGCGCGACGGCCTCACGGGCCACGAGGGGCGTGTTCAGGGCTTCATCGGGGGTTCCATCACGTCCGACGAATTCCGCCCGATGCGCCTCAGCTACGGCCTCTACTACCAGCTCGATCACACGAGCTACATGCAGCGGATCAAGATTCCGGGCGGCCTGCTCACGGTCCCGCAGATGCAGTGCTTGAACGACATCGCGGACGACTACGGGCGGGGCGTCGCGCACCTCACCACCCGTCAGGACATCCAGATCCACTGGGTTCCCCTGGGCGACGTCGGCACGATGTATCGGCGCCTCCACGCCGTCGGCATCACGACGCGCGGCGCGTGCTCCGACGGCGTCCGCAACGTGACGGCTTGCCCGCACAGTGGGCTCCTCGCGTCGGAATCCTTCGACGTCTCACCCTACGCGCAGCTCATCAACGACTATTTCCTCTTCAACCCGCTGAACCTGACGTTGCCGCGGAAGTTCAAGATCTCCGTCACCAACTGCGAGCGCGACTGCGCCCAGGGCCCGATCAACGACATCGGCCTCTACGCCCACGTCCGCACCGAGAGCGGGAAGCGCGTCCCCGGCTTCGCGGTCGCCGTCGCAGGCGGCCTCGGATCCCAGCCGTACCTCGCGACGCGCCTGCGCGATTTCGTGCCGGCCGAGGACGTGCTGATCGTCTCGGAAGCGATCCTGCGCATCCAGCACCGCCTCGGCGAGCGCAAGAACCGGAGCCGGGCGCGGGTGAAGTATCTCATGCGCAAGCTCGGCGCCGACAATTTCTCGAAGGCGCTCGACGAGGAGGTCGCGCGGGTCGAGGCGAAGCGCGGCGACGAGCTGCGCCGCGAGACTCGCGAGTACGTGGCGGGCTATGAGCTGCCAGCGCCGCGCCACCCGGGCGCCCCCCTGGCCGGCGGCGACGCCGCCTACGGCGCGTGGGCGGCCACCAACGTGACCGCGCAACGCGATGGCGGATACTTCCTCGTGACCGTCACGGTGCCGATCGGCGATTACACGACCGCGCAAGGACGCGCGCTCGCCGCGCTCGCCGACGAGCATGGCAACGGCACTCTCCGCGTCTCCAATGAACAGAACTTCCTGCTGCCGTCGATCAGCGGCAAGGACGTTCCGGCGGTCTACCGGCGACTCGTCGAGATCGGCCTTGCGGAATCGGGCGCGAACCACATCACGGACGTCGTCTCGTGCCCCGGAGCGGACTATTGCAGCCTCGCCGTGACCCGCTCCATGGGAATGGCCGAACGCATCCGTCACCACCTGGCCGAAAGCGGCATATCCGCCGGTGCTCTCGGCGAGCTGCACGTGAAGATCAGCGGATGCCCGAACTCGTGCGGACAACATCACGTCGGCGACATCGGCCTGACCGGGATGTTGATCAAAGGCAAGGACGGCGTAGAGCGCCCCCACTACTCGATTCTGCTCGGCGGCCACGTCGGGGAGCACGACCACGCGGTCGGCAAGCGGCTCGGCGGCCGGTTCCCCGAAGCGGCCGCTCCGCGTGCGATCGCGGCAATCGCCGAATGCTACCGGACGCGCCGCGCGCCGGGAGAGGCGTTCCACGTGTTCGTGAAGCGGGTCGGCATGGACGAACTCAGCAAGATCGCCGTCGCGGCGGCCCCCGACGACGTTCGCTGA
- a CDS encoding c-type cytochrome has product MRQTTPLDSVVPSKPTRRRVALLTLALTTVLVADLAARGPRTVAAGALSGAVNENPLRKADPKERATALTAAWTTFQSSCRPCHGSLGAGDGPHAYAFPKRSADLRRPSREVAPDAVRFARIRDGAAVLPERPWESNMPAFGDELDASAIWGLVALLEDFGKEGSGLDAESSGTDIYAARCAACHGASGAGDGPLAAELLPPPRNFVHGAYRLRSTEFGEAPLDSDIIGSTAHGLGVTGMGRFLSLGVQRLEDVAATVMSFNPKLFAGTPKTLTGSPTPAQSIDQLAARGRAVYEEAKCAECHGATGRGDGPSASTLKDDEGHPSVATNLTQRWTFKIGSSANDVFRTLASGLNGTSMKSYSNLPPDDRWALAYYLDRIGRGRPRAATSIPAAVVTDEIPLDPAHPFWKAALRTEVPMAPQIEIAPHWTDPAISVVEVVAAVNKDQLGMMLTWDDRSPDLRNDETRAASVAAALARHGAWKLPDAIAVEFPKEIDSKGALPPSLLGDEKRPVRRWYWSAERQERGEAEAIVQLVAGPRATPVTSTDSGPVRTAAAHANGQWRVVMVAKRPGAVTSLPVSIQAWDGGAGESGTWFGYSAWMTLNLQ; this is encoded by the coding sequence ATGCGCCAGACCACGCCCCTCGATTCCGTTGTTCCCTCGAAACCGACCCGCCGCCGCGTCGCGCTGCTGACCCTGGCGCTCACCACAGTCCTCGTCGCGGATCTCGCCGCGCGCGGCCCGAGGACCGTCGCCGCCGGCGCCCTCTCGGGAGCGGTGAACGAGAATCCGCTGCGCAAGGCCGACCCCAAGGAGCGGGCCACCGCGCTGACTGCCGCCTGGACCACCTTCCAGAGCTCCTGTCGGCCGTGCCACGGCAGTCTCGGTGCCGGCGACGGCCCTCACGCGTACGCGTTCCCGAAACGCTCGGCCGACCTCCGCCGCCCGAGTCGCGAGGTCGCACCCGACGCGGTCCGCTTCGCCAGGATTCGCGATGGCGCCGCCGTGCTCCCGGAGCGTCCTTGGGAATCCAACATGCCGGCCTTCGGCGACGAGCTCGACGCCTCGGCGATCTGGGGCCTGGTGGCCCTGCTGGAAGATTTCGGGAAAGAGGGGTCGGGACTCGATGCCGAGTCCAGCGGCACGGACATCTATGCGGCTCGGTGCGCCGCCTGCCACGGCGCGAGCGGGGCGGGGGACGGTCCACTTGCCGCCGAGCTGCTCCCGCCGCCCCGCAATTTCGTGCATGGCGCGTACCGTCTCCGCTCCACGGAGTTCGGGGAGGCCCCGCTCGACTCGGACATCATCGGCTCCACCGCCCACGGCTTGGGGGTGACCGGCATGGGTCGCTTCCTGTCCCTCGGCGTGCAACGGCTCGAAGACGTCGCGGCGACGGTGATGTCGTTCAACCCGAAACTCTTCGCCGGCACGCCGAAGACCCTCACCGGCAGCCCCACGCCCGCGCAATCGATCGACCAGCTCGCGGCGCGCGGACGGGCCGTCTACGAGGAGGCGAAATGCGCCGAGTGCCACGGAGCGACGGGGCGGGGTGATGGACCGTCCGCATCCACCCTCAAGGACGACGAGGGCCATCCGTCCGTCGCCACCAACCTCACGCAGCGCTGGACCTTCAAGATCGGGAGCTCCGCGAACGACGTCTTCCGGACACTCGCGAGCGGCCTCAACGGCACGTCGATGAAGAGCTACTCGAACCTCCCCCCCGACGACCGTTGGGCGCTCGCGTACTATCTCGATCGCATCGGACGGGGGCGTCCGCGTGCCGCGACCAGCATCCCGGCCGCCGTCGTGACCGACGAGATCCCACTCGACCCCGCGCACCCGTTCTGGAAGGCAGCGCTCCGCACCGAGGTCCCGATGGCACCACAGATCGAGATCGCCCCCCACTGGACCGACCCCGCGATCTCCGTGGTCGAAGTGGTCGCCGCGGTCAACAAGGATCAACTCGGCATGATGCTCACGTGGGACGACCGGTCGCCCGATCTCCGCAACGACGAGACGCGCGCCGCCTCGGTCGCCGCGGCGCTCGCACGCCACGGCGCATGGAAGCTGCCCGACGCGATCGCCGTCGAGTTTCCGAAGGAGATCGACTCGAAGGGCGCGCTGCCGCCGAGTCTCCTCGGCGACGAGAAGCGGCCCGTGCGCCGCTGGTACTGGTCCGCGGAGCGGCAGGAGCGCGGCGAAGCCGAAGCGATCGTCCAGCTCGTCGCCGGTCCCCGCGCGACCCCCGTCACGAGCACCGACAGCGGACCCGTCCGGACAGCCGCAGCCCATGCGAACGGGCAGTGGCGCGTCGTCATGGTCGCGAAGCGTCCCGGTGCGGTCACGAGCCTCCCGGTGTCCATCCAGGCATGGGACGGCGGCGCAGGAGAGAGCGGAACGTGGTTCGGCTACTCCGCGTGGATGACGCTCAACCTCCAGTGA
- the tmk gene encoding dTMP kinase, which translates to MTGLTTPHAYPGKLIIVEGIDGSGKSTQLSLLHSWLLAQGRKVFFTEWNSSALVRRSLRRGKKKDLLTPTTFSILHAADFADRLTFKIIPPLKAGMTVLADRYVYTAFGRDVARGVDDEWVRALYSFAPKPDLAIYFRVPIEVSLQRILSGRTKLKYHEAGMDLGLSRDPTESFRLFQSRILVIYDELVREFGLEVIDATADITQQQQQVRRLAAAVLGLEGRAPRARRR; encoded by the coding sequence ATGACGGGTTTGACGACGCCGCACGCGTACCCCGGCAAGCTGATCATCGTCGAAGGCATCGACGGCTCCGGGAAGTCGACGCAGCTCTCCCTGCTGCACAGCTGGCTCCTCGCGCAAGGGCGCAAGGTATTCTTCACCGAGTGGAACTCGTCGGCGCTGGTGCGCCGATCGCTGCGCCGCGGAAAGAAGAAGGACCTGCTCACCCCCACGACGTTCAGCATACTACATGCCGCCGACTTCGCGGATCGCCTCACGTTCAAGATCATCCCTCCGTTGAAGGCCGGCATGACCGTGCTCGCGGACCGCTACGTCTACACCGCCTTCGGACGCGACGTCGCACGCGGCGTCGACGACGAATGGGTACGCGCGCTCTACAGCTTCGCCCCCAAGCCCGACCTCGCCATCTACTTCCGGGTCCCCATCGAAGTCTCGCTCCAGCGCATCCTGAGCGGACGGACCAAGTTGAAGTATCACGAAGCCGGCATGGACCTCGGCCTGAGCCGCGATCCCACCGAAAGCTTTCGCTTGTTCCAGAGCCGCATCCTCGTGATCTACGACGAGTTGGTGCGGGAGTTCGGACTCGAGGTCATCGACGCCACCGCCGACATCACGCAACAACAACAACAGGTCCGTCGATTGGCCGCGGCTGTTCTGGGATTGGAGGGGAGGGCGCCGCGTGCACGACGCCGATAA
- the tmk gene encoding dTMP kinase, which translates to MHDADKAFYGNGLPYLKISPLRGSLIVIEGTDGVGRSTQIEQLTRWLEVQGYGVVNTGWTRSPLLAETINEAKAGHELNVTTFSLLYAADFADRLENQIIPALRAGFIVVADRYMYTAFARNALMGADAEWTRKLFGFAVVPDLILYLRIDVKHLVPRVLESKGMDYWESGMHLKLGSDIFESFRRYQARILREYERMAGEFGFVTVDAQQPVDAIQAELRTVIGRYLAGEPPSNRSRATSRRRPRHVAPRRRR; encoded by the coding sequence GTGCACGACGCCGATAAAGCCTTCTACGGCAACGGCCTTCCGTACCTGAAGATCAGCCCCCTGCGGGGCAGCCTCATCGTCATCGAGGGTACGGACGGCGTCGGGCGCTCGACCCAGATCGAACAGCTCACGCGTTGGCTCGAGGTCCAGGGGTACGGGGTGGTCAATACCGGGTGGACCCGTTCACCGCTGCTCGCCGAGACCATCAACGAGGCGAAAGCCGGGCACGAGCTGAACGTCACGACGTTCAGCCTGCTCTATGCCGCGGACTTCGCAGATCGGCTCGAGAACCAGATCATCCCCGCGCTTCGCGCGGGCTTCATCGTGGTCGCCGACCGCTACATGTACACCGCGTTCGCGCGCAACGCGCTCATGGGTGCCGATGCGGAATGGACCCGCAAGCTCTTTGGCTTCGCCGTGGTGCCCGACCTGATCCTCTACTTGCGGATCGACGTCAAGCATCTGGTCCCGCGCGTACTCGAGTCCAAGGGAATGGACTACTGGGAGTCCGGGATGCACCTGAAGCTCGGCAGCGACATCTTCGAATCGTTCCGTCGCTATCAGGCACGCATCCTTCGCGAGTACGAGCGCATGGCGGGCGAGTTCGGCTTCGTCACCGTCGACGCGCAGCAACCGGTCGACGCGATCCAGGCCGAGCTGCGGACGGTGATCGGTCGCTACCTCGCCGGCGAGCCGCCATCGAACCGGTCGCGTGCGACGAGCCGCCGACGGCCGCGTCACGTCGCGCCTCGTCGACGCCGATGA